DNA from Actinoplanes sp. SE50/110:
GCGGCTTGCCTGGCCACGGGAACTGATGGTCAACCAGAACCGGCATGCGGGGCATGCGGGGCCGGCGGGGAGCGCGCTGCGGATACCAGCCATCGGCGGCCGGCCGGAAAATCCGCTCGCTGACGTTCGAACGACGGTAGTGCGCGCTTTCGGCAGTCGCGAACGCATACTCGCCGCCCGTGCACCACGGAATCCGGGAGTCATCTTCGACCCGTGGAACGCAAGGGCACTTGAGCGGGACACCCGAGGCCAGATGACGCTGTAACAGGCCGTTCAGGAACGGGGGAGTGGCCACGGTGCGCATGGAGCCGTCCTTGAGCCTGCCCCGGCCCCCCTGCTCGCGCCGTTGCCGGTCAAGAACTGCTGGACGATCGCTGAACACGCCAGCGACGACGGCCCGGGTGGCATGCAGGACCTCATCGGTCGTGCCAGCTGGGACGACGCACTGGTCCGTGCGGACGTGCGGGACTTTCGTGACCGCCCGGCTCGGGCATCTCGACGGCGTGCTGCTAGTCGATGAGACCGGTGACCTGAAGAAAGGCACTCAGACCGTCGGTGTGCAGCGGCAGTACTCGGGCACCGCTGGGAGGATCGAGAATTGCCAGCTCGCAGTGCACCTATCCTAAGCCTCACCGCTCGGGCACACCCTGGTCGACGTCGCGCTCTTCCTGCCAAGATCCTGGACCGACGATCCGCAGCGACGGGCCGAAGCAGGAGTACACGACACTGTCACGTTCGCCACGAAACCGCAGCTGGCACGCCGGCTGATCGAGACCGCGGTGACCAGCGGGCTGTCGTGCCGGTGGGTCGCTGGCGACGAAGCCTATGGCGGTGACCCACAGTTGGCGGCTGCGCCGAGAAGCAGCGATCGTTCCAGGCCACGAAGACTGGCCTCGGCCCGGACCAGCATCAACACCGCCGCTGGACCAGCTTGGACATCGCCGCCCACGCGTTCCTCGCCGCAGCGACCACTGTCAGCAGCGAAACTCCGGACGGCCTGATCGCGGTCACGGTCACGAACTCCGCCGTCTGTTCCACGCCCTGATCATCAGCCCCGCACGCCGCGTCGCCGACGCCATCGTCTGATCCACCTACCTACGACGCCATCAAGCCACCGCCAAGACCAGCCACTACGGCCGGCAAGCCCTTATGGAGCCCAAAACGGATCTCCTGCTGGATCTTTAGTGGCCAGGGGAAAATGACCTCGGTTGTGGTAGAAGAGGTCGCAGGTCCCGGACGGGGCCGTGCTGTTCCGGCGAAATGCTGCCCCTGGGCATATAGGTACGGTCGATCTTATCCAGGGTGAAGCACTCGGTATTCGCGTAGTGCCGGGTTGGGGAACTCGTGGTCTTCGGTGCTCGTTTCTGGAACAGCGGGCCAGAGCTGGAGAAGGTGGTGTTCCACCGGGCTGTCGACGGTCGCGGGGTAGGCCCGGGCTTCTTCGATGCCGCGGGCGTGAATCCGGATGCGGTACCAACTGTTTCCGGTCGTTTCCAGCGAGGGCAGGCCGGGATCACCGATGAGCGGGGAGTTGACCGACACGATGCCGCTGGCGGTGTACTGCTCAACCTCGACGACCCGTTCCCATCCGGCAACGTCCAGCCGCGGCGCTGCGTGGTGAATTTCCACACGCAGCGCCACAGGCCCGACCATTGTTCCGGTGAGGATGATCGCCCCGGTCGACCCGACGGATACGAGCCCGTTGTCGACGTTAGCGTCCGGCGGGATGTCATCGAACCCCTCGTAGTCGAGTAGCTCGTAGAAGCCGTTCGACGCCGAGACTTCCCCATTGCCCGCCAGACGCAGGGTGGGCGACGTGTCCTCGTCGGTCATGGTGGGTCAGTCTACGACCTGGACGAAGAACGGGTCGTTGTCCCAGACACGCATGTCGCGGTAAAAGCGACTGAGCTTAGTTCCCCCGTTGGTGTTATCGACGGTGGGTACGTGCGCCACCTTGGCTGTGGCGCCGCCCTGGCGTGTCGTGGCATAGGGATATTCGTCGCAGGAATCGCCAGGACCGGTCGCGACGAACCCCGCGCATGAGGCGGCGCGCTGGGCGGCAGCGATCGTCGAGTTTTTCTGCCGGGTCAGCGGTGTCCCGTCGGGGCGGCCGGGATGGCCGGGAAGGGAGTCCTGTGCGGCGCGGACGAACGCCGCGTGCTTCGGCGAGGGCGGAGCGGCAGATCCGCTGAGGTAGAGGACCGGCGTCGCCTCGGGGTAGACGCATCCGGGGCTGATACGGCCATAGCAATCAGTGTAAATATAGAAATCTAATCAAGTCTTACAGTTTGTCAGCATAGGGCATGACCCAAGATTTGAGCATTTACGTCCAGTTCGACCTGACACCGGCGAACGGCGCGCCATCGTCCCCTTTCGTCTGCGGAGGCGTGAGCTGGGCGAGGCGGTCGAGTGGGACCGGGTTGGGAGCGGCATGGCTACCTGCGGTGCGGTCAAGCTCCGTTAGGGCGGGTCCTGAAGCCTGCCGTGAGCTGGGCAGACTTCACTGATCAGGAGTTGTCAGGGGAAAGTGACCTTGGTTGTGGTCCAGGGGGTCGCGGGTTCAAGTCCCGTCGATCACCCCATGCGAAAGGCTCGGTCTTCGGACCGGGCCTTTTCGGGTTTCCGAGATTCTTTCGAGTAGTGGGCAACCTTTCCGGGTTCCGGGGCCACTGAGGTGGTGATCAACCCAGTCCCTTCCCCCGGGAGTCCCCCCTGATGCTCGTCAAGCGTTTCGTCGTGCCACTCGCGGTGGTGGCGGTCGGTGCCGGCGCCGCGGTTGTCGGCGTGTTGAACGCCGATGCCGCGGTGACCGCCGGGTGCGCCGTCACCTACACCGTCGGCAGCCGGTGGAATTCCGGTTTCACCGGCGACGTGGAGATCCGTAACACCGGCGGGTCGGCGATCGACGGGTGGACGCTCAGGTTCGCTTTCCCGTCCGGGCAGAGGCTGGCTTCCGGCTGGTCCGGGACGTGGACGCAGACCGGTGCCACCGTGACGGTGACCGACGCCGGGTGGAACAGGAGCATCGCGGCGGGGGCGACGGTGTCGCTCGGCTTCAACGGAACCCTGGGTGGGCCGAACGCGATCCCCGACGCGTTCGTCGTCAACGGGATGACCTGCGGCACGACGCCGGCCGCTACAAAGACGGCAACAGCGGCCACTACAAAGACGGCAACAGCGACCGCCGCAAAGACCCCGACAGTGACCACCACAAGGACCCCCACAGCGACCGCGCCCCCGGTCAAGAACTGCACCGACTACGCCGCCCTGGTCCGCGGCAGGTACTGGGTCAACAACAACACCTGGGGCAGGGCCGACGGCGCCGGCTCCCAGTGCGTCTGGGTGAACGGCCGTACCGGTGACAACCTCAGCTGGGGCACCGACTGGACCTGGTCCGGCGACACCACCAAGGTCAAGTCCTATGCCGGCGCCGTCCTCGGCTGGCACTGGGGCTGGAAGACCACCGGCACCGGCCTGCCGGTCCGGCTCAGTGCCGGCAGGTCCGTCCGGAGCAGCTGGAATTTCACGGTCACCCCGAAGACCTCGAACATCATGAACGTGTCGTACGACCTGTGGCTGCACGCGATGGGCAACGCCGACTGGCAGGACCAGCCGACCGACGAGGTGATGGTCTGGCTGTACCGCAGCGGCGGGGCCGGCCCGATCGGCACCCGGCAGGCGACCGTGATGGTCGGCGGCACCACCTGGGACCTCTACAAGGGCAACATCGGCTGGAACGTGTACTCGTTCGTGCGCACCTCGAACACCACCTCCGCCGACCTGAGCCTGACCGATTTCACCACTGACCTGGCGGGGCGGGGATGGCTCGACAAGACCAAGTATCTGTCCAGCGTGCAGGCCGGAACCGAGGTGTTCACCGGCTCGGGGCGGCTCGACACCAGCGCGTACTCGGTGAAGATCAGCTAACCCGGTCGGCCTGCGGGCCCTCGACGGTCAGGAAGAGCCGCGTGCCGGAGACGGACGACGAAGGCGCCTTCCGGCGTTTCTTCGACGAGCACCACGCCGATCTGTCGCGTCTCGCCTATCTCGTCACCGGCGAGACGCAGGTCGCCGACGACCTGGCGTCCGACGCGTTCGTCGAGGTGTGGCGGCACTGGGCGCGGGTGTGCGCGGCGGACAGCCCGATCGCGTACGCCCGCGGCATCGTCACCAACCTGGCCCGGCAGTGGATCCGGAAGCAGACCCGGGACCGCGCCGGCCTGTTGCGGCTCGGTCTGTTGCGCCGCGACCGCGGCGAAACCGACACTCCCGCGATCCTCGACGTGCGCGCGGCCCTGCGGCGACTTCCGCTGCGGCGGCGCGAGTGCGTCATTCTGCGGTACGCGTTCGACGTGCCGGAGAAGGAGGTCGCCGCCATCCTCGGCATCTCGCTCGGCGCCGTGAAGAGTCACACCTCGCGGGGCGCCGCCCAGTTGAGCGAGTTCCTGCGGGAGATGCCGCTGACGACCGGAGGTCACCATGGCTGATCTGGCGGAGATCCTGCGCCGGGAGGCCGACCGGCACGTGCCGGACGGCGACGCGATGTTCGACCGGATCGACCGGGGCCGGTTCGCGCCGGAGCCGGTCCGGGCGCCGCGCCCTTTCCTCCGCCGCTTCGCGGGCCTGCGTCCGGTCGCCGCGGCCGCCTCGGTGGTCGCCACCCTGGTCGCCGGCTTCACCGGGATCAAGCTGCTGACCGCTGAGGAACCGGACCGCGCGCCGGCCGCCACCACCACCACCACGACGGCGTCGCCGGCATCGTCGCCGTCGCCGTCACCGGCGGTTCCCGGCACGTCCTCGCCGGCCGCGAAGGCGAAGAGTCCGGCCGGCCGCGGTCAGGTGACGTCGGCGCCGCCCAGCTTCCAGCCGGTGAACGGGTTCCTCACCTCCCGCGGAGTGATCGACGTGTACTCGACGGACGACTGGGCGCAGAGCGACGTGACGGTGGCGAGCACCAAGGTGATCACCGCGCTGGACCTGGCGATCAGCGTGGCCCGCACCGACGGGGTGATCAGTACCGGTAGCTGGAGCACCATCCCGGCCGCGATGATCACGATGAGCGTCACCGAGGAGAAGGCGGCGGTGATCTACCGGTTCATCCTGAAGCCGGGCGGGACGCTGGCGGCGGGCAGCTACGTGTTCGCGGCGCAGTATCAGCACGCGGCCGGGAAGCGGCAGCCGGGCGCGGATCTGTATGGGGGGATCGTCGCGGCGGGGGACCGGAAGGCGGAGGTCACCGGGGGTTTCCCGGCGGGCGGCTGAGCGACCGGCCCGAAGCGGCGGAGCGGCATGGGTCGGCGGAGCGCCCGGCCCCGAGCCGGGTGCAGGATCGGTGGGCCGAGCGGCCGGCTCCGAGCCGGATGATCAGCCTCAGTCGGCGGAGTCCAGTCCGCTGTCCGCGCAGACCTGAGACATGTCGGCGGCCGCGGCGCTGACCGCGGCGATCGCGTCCGGCTCGTTCGGTGTGCCGTGCGAGGCCCGCGCGTTCCGGTAGGCCTCGCCCAGTGCGGTCGCCGCGTCCGCGACCGGGGCGTCCGCGCTGCCGCTGGCCGCCACGATCCGGTCCACCACGCCGGGGTCCATCAGGGACGCCGATCGGACGGCCGCGGCCAGATTCTGACAGGTGAGCCGTCCCGGCGGATCGTCGGCGACCGATGGGCTCGCGGCGGCGGGCGAGCCCGGCGCGCCGGGCTGCCGCTGATCGGAGCATCCGGCGACCCCGGCCACCAGGATCAACAACACTAGGCCCGCAAAACCTGACATAGACCCAAATTACGGGGTACGAGGGTTCACGCCGACCGCCTCGCTCAGGAACGTGTCCAGTTCGGCGATCATCTCCGGCGCCGTCAGGTGTCCGACCAGCACGTGCACGGTGAGCCCGTCCACCACCACGTGCATCCGCCGGGCCAGCGACCGCCGGGCCGCCTCGTCCGCGTCCGGGGTGAGCGCGTCGGTCAGCTGCCGGCACAGGTTGGCCATCCTGGTGAAGGTCAGCCGCTGCACCCGGGCCAGTGCCGGGTCGCTCAGCCCCAGGGCGAGGAACGCGAAGCCGATCGCCGCCTCGGTGTACCGCTGCTCGTCGACCGGCATGGTCTCCAGCAGGATCCGGCGGACCACCGCCGGGGTCGGCCCGTCCGTCGGCATCGCGACGATCCGCTCGGTGACCTGCTCGATCATCTGCTCGCAGGCGAACGCCAGCAGCTCGTCGCGGGTGGCGAAATAGTGCCGGAGGGCGCCGGAGGACCACCCTGACTCGGCGGCCACGGTCCGGATCGACACCTGGGCGACACCGTCGCGGGCGATCACCCGCTGGACCGCCCCGGCGAGCTCCCGGCGGCGCGCGTCATGGTCGACGATCTTCGGCACCCGCTCATCATCGCACGCCCGTGTTATAAACGAGAAAACACGACCGTGCGAAAAAGAGGAGAGGTCGCCATGGTTGCCCTCATCGTCACCTGCGAGATCGGATTCTGGATCTTCCTGCTTGCCGGACTGGCAGTCCGGTATCTGCTGCGCCGTCGCCGGACCGGCGCCGCGCTGCTGCTCGGGGCGCCCCTGCTGGACGTCGTGCTGCTCGGGGCCGCGGCCGTCGACCTGCGGCGGGGCGGGGTGCCCGACTTCGCGCACGGACTCGCCGCGATCTACCTCGGCATCACGGTCGTTTTCGGCCACGAGATGGTGCGCTGGGCCGACACCCGGTTCGCGCACCGGTTCGCCGGTGGTCCCGCGCCGGTCCCGCCGCCGCGCACCGGCCGGGCGCACGCGGCCCGGGAACGCCGCCAGTGGCTGCGGCACCTTCTGGCCTATGCGATCAGCGCCGCCCTGCTGGCCGCCTTCACCCCGCTGGCCGGCGGCTTCGACCGCGCCGCGCCGCTCTGGCAGGCGATGGGCCCCTGGACCCTGATCCTGCTGATCGACATGGTCATCTCCCTGAGCTACACCCTGGCCCCGCGCCGGCCCTGACCGCTCACCGGTGTGTGGGCCGGGCGCGACGACGCGGTGAGCGTCGCCTGCGGGTTGCACCGGTCGGGGTGATGCGACGACGAGTATCGGCCGGGGTCGTGGCGGGCGTGACCCGAAGACGGGTCTCGGCCGCGGTTGGTGCCGGCTCGTCGTGGTGGCGGGGTCGGTGTGACGCGACGGCGGTCGTCGGTCGCGGCGGCGGGTCGGTGTGGGGCTGAGCCGCCCACCACGGGCTCAATCGAGGGTGGTGGAACGCGCCGGATCGGCCGGGGTGAGGCGGCGGATGAAGCGGCGCGAGCTCTCGTGCGTGTCGGTGTAGCCGAGGCTCTCGTAGAAGCGGTGGGCGGGCAGCCGCTCCCGGTCGCTGGTCACCTCCATGAACAGGCAGCCGGCCGCCCGGGCGCGCTGCTCCGCGGCGGCCATCAGGGCGCGCCCGGCACCGCGATGCCGGCTGTCGGCGTCCACCACGATGGCGACCAGGCGGGCGAACTTCCCGGTCACCTCGATGATCGGGGTGACGTGCAGGGCCGCGACCCCGGCCAGGACGCCGTCGTCGTCGGCGCCGAGCAGGTGGCTGGCCCGGTCGTCGAGCCAGTAGCCGAGCCGGTGGCGGACGTCCTTCTCGGTCGACGGATAGCCGAGCTGTTCGAGCAGGACCGCCAGCCGGGGCGCGTCACCCTGGTGGATCGGGCGGATGTGCATGCCCAGGACGTTACGACCGTCGCCACACGGCGTCCGCGGAACGCGATCACCGGGGGTGACACGCCGCCCGGGCGGTGCCGGACCGCGCGCGGCGGGTCGCTTCACGGCGTACGCCGCCATCGGGCGGATCCGTGGGCCAGCGGACCGGAAGCGAAGCCTCGGCCGGAAAAGGCCGCGGGCCCGGTCGTGGAGACCGGGCCCGCGGGAAAGCCGGGGGAGTGCGGGGCGGGTGCGTCAGGAGAGGGCGCTGCCCTTCTTGTATTCGGCGTAGCTCATGTTCCAGTCGGTCCAGCCGTTGCCGTTCTTCAGCTTCTCCTCGGTGCCGGAGACCGTGATCACGTCGCCCATCATGGTCTGCTTGAAGAGCCACGCGCCCATCGCCTCGGAGACGTTGACGCAGCCGTGCGAGACGTTGCGCTTGCCCTGGACGCCCTCGGACCACGGGGCGGCGTGGATGAACTGGCCGCTCCAGGTGATCCGCTGAGCGAAGTCGATGTTGGTCTTGTAGCCCCCGGTCGGGTCGGTGTCGGTGGTGTCGAAGACGGTGTGCTCCTTCTTCTCGATCACCACCATGGTGCCGCTGGACGACGGGGTGGCGGCCTTGCCGAGGCTGACCGGGAGGGTCTTGATGACCTTGCCGTCCTGGGTGACCGTCATCTTCTTGGTCTTGTTGGAGACCGTCATGATCAGCGAGCGGCCGATGTTGATGTCCACCGTCATGTCGGAGCGGCCGTACCACCCGTCGCCCATCTTGACGCCCTTGAGCGCGACCTTGTAGAAGACCTTCGAGTTGGCCTTCCAGTACGTCTGCGGACGGAAGTGCACCTCGGTGGGGCTGATCCAGCGCCAGGTGCCCTCCTGTGCGGGGGTGGCGGTGACCTTCATGTTGCGCTCGACCGTGGCGCGGTAGCTCTGCGGGATGGCCCGGCCGAACTTGACGATCAGCGGCATGCCGACGCCCACGGTCTGGTGGTCGCCGAGGAAGCTGGTGACCCGCACCAGGTTGGCCGGCTGCTTCATGATCGTGAAGTTGCTGGTGGTCTGGTTGCCCTTGCCCTGTGCGGCCGGGGTGCTGACGGTCACCGTGTACTGCTTGCCCCAGTCCATCGACTCGGCCGGGTGCCACACCTTGGCGTCCTTGTCGACGGTGCCCTTGACCTCGGAGCCGTCGGCGTCGGTCACCTTGACCGTGGTGTTCTCCGGGTCCTCGCTGGTGTACTTGACGTCGGACCAGGCCTCGACGCCGGTCGCCGCGGATTGCGGCGAGGTGACCGCCACGGTGCTCAGCGTCGGCTGGGCCGACGGCGCCGTCCCGGACTCGGTGGTGCCGCCCCCGCTGCTGCCGCCCTGCCAGCTCGGCGACTTGCCGCCGCTGCATGCCGCGGTGAACAGCAGGCTGCCCGCCAGCAGCGCGACGAGTGTCACGCGCATCTGGCGGCGGCCACTGCCCGCCGACCGAACTGGTGTCATGTCGCTGGTCCCCTCACGGCGTCGAATCTCCCCGGCGCCCAATACTGCTCCAGAAACGCCAGTTGACCAATCCCGGATTCGTGCCGTGACGGCCACGCCATCCCTATCGGTGTGTTCCGCCGAACCCTGACCGGACGGCCCGGCGACGGCCGTCAGCCGAGCCCGGCGGGCACCGGCAGGGCGCTGCCCGCGGCGAACTTCTCCCAGCTCACGTCCCACGGTGTCCAGCCGTTGCCGTAGTCCAGCCGGTCGCCGGTGCCCTGCACCGTGACCGGGTCGCCGATCAGCGTCTTGTCGAACAGCCACCGGGCGTTCGAGGGCGACACGTTGACACATCCGTGGGACACGTTCTGGTGACCTTGGGCGTAGGTCGACCACGGGGCGGAGTGGATGTACTGCCCGCTCCAGGTGAGCCGCTGCGCGTACTGGATGTTGACCCGGTAACCGCCGGTCGGGTCGGTGTCGGTGGTGTCGAAGACGGTCTGCGCCATCTTGTCCATGATCACCATGTGCCCGCTGGACGACGGCGTGCTCTT
Protein-coding regions in this window:
- a CDS encoding SigE family RNA polymerase sigma factor, with amino-acid sequence MPETDDEGAFRRFFDEHHADLSRLAYLVTGETQVADDLASDAFVEVWRHWARVCAADSPIAYARGIVTNLARQWIRKQTRDRAGLLRLGLLRRDRGETDTPAILDVRAALRRLPLRRRECVILRYAFDVPEKEVAAILGISLGAVKSHTSRGAAQLSEFLREMPLTTGGHHG
- a CDS encoding Ig-like domain-containing protein, which produces MTPVRSAGSGRRQMRVTLVALLAGSLLFTAACSGGKSPSWQGGSSGGGTTESGTAPSAQPTLSTVAVTSPQSAATGVEAWSDVKYTSEDPENTTVKVTDADGSEVKGTVDKDAKVWHPAESMDWGKQYTVTVSTPAAQGKGNQTTSNFTIMKQPANLVRVTSFLGDHQTVGVGMPLIVKFGRAIPQSYRATVERNMKVTATPAQEGTWRWISPTEVHFRPQTYWKANSKVFYKVALKGVKMGDGWYGRSDMTVDINIGRSLIMTVSNKTKKMTVTQDGKVIKTLPVSLGKAATPSSSGTMVVIEKKEHTVFDTTDTDPTGGYKTNIDFAQRITWSGQFIHAAPWSEGVQGKRNVSHGCVNVSEAMGAWLFKQTMMGDVITVSGTEEKLKNGNGWTDWNMSYAEYKKGSALS
- a CDS encoding NucA/NucB deoxyribonuclease domain-containing protein encodes the protein MYTDCYGRISPGCVYPEATPVLYLSGSAAPPSPKHAAFVRAAQDSLPGHPGRPDGTPLTRQKNSTIAAAQRAASCAGFVATGPGDSCDEYPYATTRQGGATAKVAHVPTVDNTNGGTKLSRFYRDMRVWDNDPFFVQVVD
- a CDS encoding GNAT family N-acetyltransferase, which translates into the protein MHIRPIHQGDAPRLAVLLEQLGYPSTEKDVRHRLGYWLDDRASHLLGADDDGVLAGVAALHVTPIIEVTGKFARLVAIVVDADSRHRGAGRALMAAAEQRARAAGCLFMEVTSDRERLPAHRFYESLGYTDTHESSRRFIRRLTPADPARSTTLD
- a CDS encoding cellulose binding domain-containing protein, giving the protein MLVKRFVVPLAVVAVGAGAAVVGVLNADAAVTAGCAVTYTVGSRWNSGFTGDVEIRNTGGSAIDGWTLRFAFPSGQRLASGWSGTWTQTGATVTVTDAGWNRSIAAGATVSLGFNGTLGGPNAIPDAFVVNGMTCGTTPAATKTATAATTKTATATAAKTPTVTTTRTPTATAPPVKNCTDYAALVRGRYWVNNNTWGRADGAGSQCVWVNGRTGDNLSWGTDWTWSGDTTKVKSYAGAVLGWHWGWKTTGTGLPVRLSAGRSVRSSWNFTVTPKTSNIMNVSYDLWLHAMGNADWQDQPTDEVMVWLYRSGGAGPIGTRQATVMVGGTTWDLYKGNIGWNVYSFVRTSNTTSADLSLTDFTTDLAGRGWLDKTKYLSSVQAGTEVFTGSGRLDTSAYSVKIS
- a CDS encoding TetR/AcrR family transcriptional regulator produces the protein MPKIVDHDARRRELAGAVQRVIARDGVAQVSIRTVAAESGWSSGALRHYFATRDELLAFACEQMIEQVTERIVAMPTDGPTPAVVRRILLETMPVDEQRYTEAAIGFAFLALGLSDPALARVQRLTFTRMANLCRQLTDALTPDADEAARRSLARRMHVVVDGLTVHVLVGHLTAPEMIAELDTFLSEAVGVNPRTP